TGCTCGGCACCGTCGTCCCCCGCGCCGAGGCCGCCCCGCACGCCGCCGCCCTCGGAGTCGCCTTCCAGCTCACCAACTTCCTGCGGGACGTGGGCGAGGACCTCGACCGCGGCCGGATCTACCTGCCCCAGGAACTCCTCGCGGCACACGGCGTCGACCGCGCGCTGCTGCACTGGAGCCGCACCACCGGGCGCGGGGACCCCAGAGTCACCGAGGCCCTGAAGGAGGCGGCCGCCTTCACCCGCGGCGTCTACGCCACCGCGGCCCCGGGCCTCGCCATGCTCGATCCCGTCGCGCGCCCCTGCATCCGCACCGCCTTCGTGCTGTACGGCGCGATCCTGGACGCGATCGCCGACGACGGATACGCCGTCCTGCACCGGCGGGCGGCCGTCTCCCGCCGCCGCCGCGCCGCGGTCGCCTGCGACGGCCTCGCCCGGGTGGCCGCCGCACGCCTGCGGCACCGGCCGGCCGGCGCCCCCGCGCTGCCGCCCGCCCCGCCCGAAGCCGCGCCCCCGCACCACGGCACGTACACCCCGCGCTCACGGAAGGAGCCGGTATGAGCCGCTATCCCTTGCGGCTGCGCCGTCGGCCCGTCGCCTGGGAGGACCAGCGCCCGACGTGGCGGGAGGCCCGGCCCGCGGTGATCGCCGCCGCGCTGAAGCGTGCCCAGGGCCGTCCGTCCGGCAACTGGTACGTGGTGGGCGCGACCCGGCAGCTCAGGGACGACCGTCCGCTGGGCCGCACGGTGGCGGGGCGGGAGGTCGTCCTGTGGCGTGACGCCGCGGGAACGCTGCGGGCGGGCCCGGGCGCCTGTCCGCACCTCGGCGCGCCGCTCAAGGACAGTCCGGTGCGCTGCGGCACGTTGATCTGTCACTGGCACGGCATGTCCCTGGACGGGGCGCCGTTCGCGGGCTGGAGTCCTTATCCGGCCTTCGACGACGGCGTCCTGGTCTGGGTCAGGCTCGACGACGTCGGCGGCGAAGAGCCCCTGGACCGGCCGGTGCTGCCGTGGCGTCCCGGCCCGGCGGAGAGCGTGGCGGCCGTGCTGACGGTGGCCGGGCGCTGCGAGCCGGAGGACGTCGTCGCCAACCGGCTCGACCCCTGGCACGGCGCGTGGTTCCACCCGTACTCCTTCGTCGATCTGACCGTGGCCCCCGTCGCGGACGACGACGGGGACGACCCGCGGCAGGACGCGTTCACCGTCGATGTGTCGTTCAAGGTGGCGGGGCGCGCGGTCGTACCGGTGCGGGCGGTCTTCACCGCACCGGAGCCCCGTACCGTCGTCATGCACATCACGCGGGGCGAGGGCGAGGGTTCCGTGGTGGAGACCCATGCGACGCCCCTGGGCACGGACCGGGCGGGGAACCCTCGTACCGCGGTCGTCGAAGCGGTGATCGCCACGTCCGGGCGCCCCGGCTTCCTCGCCGCCAGGGCCGCCGGGCCCGCGCTGCGGCCGCTCATGAGGGCGGCGGCGGCCCGGCTGTGGCGCGACGACCTGGCGTACGCGGAACGCCGCTGGACCCTGCGCAGCACGGGCCGGTTCCCGGGCTGAGAGCCTGTGTCATAACCCCGGTCGGATCAGTGGGCGTCGTCTGGTGCGTGCGATCGCAAGGCGCCGGAGCGTCCTGGTAGCGGAGCTACCTGGGCGGTTCGGCAACGCGGCATGGGGGTCCCCCCTGGCCTTTAAGGCCTTGGGGGAGGGAGGGCGTGCCAGGCGTCGACCACCCGGCCGGGGTTATGACACAGGCTCTGAACCGGGCGGAGCCCGGGCTCCTACGTGCCGAGCAGCCGGTTGAGTGCCCGCAGCGCCCCGACCCGCCCCCGGTCGGGGACCGACCACAGTGTCTGGCCGTGCAGCCCCCAGCGTTCCAGCAGTGCGTTCGCCGCGAGGAACCCCGTGGTCACGGCGCGCTCCATCAGGGCGGCCGGCAGGTCGGTGCGTACCAGGTCGCCCGCGACGGTCAGGGCCGGGTCCGCGGTGTGCACGGTGGGCCGGTCCTCGTAGCCGCCGACCGCGAACAGCGGGCAGTCGGCACGCCATTCGTGCCGCTCGTCCACGATCTTGGCGTCGCGCGTCTCGGGGTAGACGCGTTGCAGCTGCACCCGCAAACGTTCCTGCTCCGCCGTCCGGTCGGCGCCCGGGTCGACCGCGTACGCGTGCAGTTCGACGACCGAGCCGCCCGTGCGCGCGACCCAGCGCAACGCCTCGCCCTCCCACCGTTCGAGGACGCTCACGTTGTCCAGCGGCCCGTATCCGCTGGTGCCCATGAACCCCGGGCGATCGGCGGCCACGGGACGGTCGAGCCAGAGGCGGGAGACGAGGAAGGGCGGTGCGGTGCGCAGCCGCATGATCCGCTCGCGCCACCGGCGGTCGGCGAGGCGGGGCGAGCGGGCGACGACGTGCTGCAGGCCCGTCGTGTCGAGTGCGAGCACCACGGTGTCGTACTGCGCTCCGCCGTCCTCGGTGCTGACGCGGAACCCGCCGCCCGGCACCGGCCGCACGCTCTCCACGGCGTGCCCGGTGCGGATGTCGACGCCGTGGCCCATGAGGTAGTCGGAAAGGGGTTCCCAGAAGGCCGTCGGGAAGGGTTCCTGCGGTACGTCGAAGAGCAGGCCCTCGCTGGAGCCGAGGAAGTAGATGTGGAACATGAGGGCGAGTTCGGCGGCCGAGAGCAGGCGTGGGTCGGCGAAGAAGCTGCGGGAGAACACCTCGAAGGCCAGGTGGTGAGCGGCTTCGGGAAACCGGATGCGTTCGAGGAGCTCGCGCGCGCTGGTGCCGTCGAGCTGCCGGTAGGTCTCGGGGACGCGCACGTCCATCAGGGGCAGGGCCGCGCGCGGGTTCATCCGGGCCAGGTCGCGGCCGCCGAACGTGGGGCTCAGCGCGGCGAAGCCGAGTGCGCTCCACGGCGGGGTGCGCGGCACCTTCGCGAAGCTGTCCTGGAATCCGGCGCTGTGCCGCAGCGGATAGTCGGGCAGGCCGGTCAGCGTGGTCAGTCCCGGATCGACCCGGCGCAGCAGGCCGCGCAGGTTGTAGTACTGGCGGAAGAACGCGTGGAAGCCGCGGGTCATGGTCGCCGTGGAGCCGTCGGCGAGCTCGATGGGCCAGCCCGCCAGGCGGCCGCCCAGTTGGTATTCGCGTTCGTACAGGGTGACGTGGACGCCGCGTTCGGCCAGGGCCGTGGCGGCGGCGAGACCGGCGAGGCCGCCGCCCACGACGGCCGTGGTGCGCGTCTCGCCCCGCGGTACGCGCGCGAGTCCGGTCGGTCCGTGCCACACCCGGGCGCGGCGGTCGCGGCCGCGGCGGGGCGCCGCGTACGGCTGCTCCGAGACGTTCGGGTTCATCGGGCGGCCCCGCCGGATCCGTCGGCCGCGGCCAGCACGGTGTGCACGATGCCGGTCTGCCAGCCGGGCATCGGCAGGACACGTACGCGGTCGAAGCCCGCTCTGCGGGTGCGTGCGGCGAACGCGTCGGCGGTGTCGAAGCCGGAGACGCTGCGGAACAGGTGCCGGTAGAGGGCCGCGTCGCCGGACAGGGTGCCCGCGGGCTGCACCACCGCCTTGCAGACTGCCGTCCACACCAGGCGGTCCGTCAGGCGCCCGCTGAGGGTGTACTCGTGCACGGCGAGGCGGCCGTGCGGGGCGAGCAGCGCGCGGACCGCGGCGAGTACGGCGTCCGGGTCGGCGAGGTTGCGGAAGAGGTAGGCGGCGAAGACCGCGTCGAAGGGCCCCTCCACGCCCGCCTGTCCGAGCCGTTCGGCGGGGGCGTGCACGAACGTCACGGAGGGCGGCCAGGGTTTGGCCCGGGCGCGCTCCAGCATGCCCGCCGACGCGTCGACCGCGACGATCTCGGCCAGCGGGGCGGCGCTGAGCAGGGCCGCGGTGGAGGCGCCGGTGCCGCAGCCCAGGTCGAGCAGGCGCAGTCCGGCGCCGCCGTCCGGGAGCCGCAGCCGCCTGGCGGAGCGGCGCAGGTGGGCGTGGTAGCCGGGGTTGGCCGCGACAAGCCGGTCGTAGGTGCGGGCTGCGTGGTCGAACGCGGCGGACAGGGTGTCGTCGCGCAGCACGGTCATCTCAGTTCTCTTTCCGTTCGGCCGGACGTCCGGGCCGTGGGGCGGGGGCGGGGGCACGGTACTTGGGCAGCCGGGGCAGTTCTGCCGCCGTACGCAGCATGGGGGCCACGGGGGTGCGCAGCCCGATCGTCCAGTCCTCGCGCATGCTGGTGCGGCCGTCGAGGAAGCGGAGCAGCCGTTCCGTGGGGACCTCGCGGAAGAGGCGGGTGAAGAACGACGCGCCGTTCACCCGGCCGGTGTCCAGGGCCCGCAGCAGTACGGCGTCCATCGCCCGTGACCGTGCCGAGTGCGCGGGCGGCGGGAGCGGGGTGCGGCCGCGGTGGTAGGCGGTGGCGATGGCGCGGGTCTGTCGCTGGATGGCGGCGAAGGTGTACCCGGTCGAGGGACGGGTCGCTCCGCCCGCGGTGCCGATACGGAAGACGGAGCGGCCCGCGCGGCGCGGGAAGCGTGCGTCGGTCATGGGGATCACGCCGTGTTCCACGCGGACGACGTCGTGGGCGCCGAGGGCCAGTTCGTCCGTCAGGTACCGCGTCAGGGCCCGGTCGTAAGCCTGGTCGTCGAGGACCTGGCGGGAGAACTCCGTGTACTCGACCAGGGCTTGGTGCGGGCTGGTGGGCAGTACGTAGGCGAAGGAGAGGCCGTGCGGGGGCTGGGGCGTGCGGAAGTCCATCAGGTCGGCCACCTGCGGATCGAAGGCGGGCCGGTCGGTGGTGACGAACCAGCCGTGGAAGTGCTGCAGCAGGGTGGTGCGGCCGGGCGGCAGGACCTTGGACGGGCGCGAGTCGAACACCCACCGGGCGCGCAGCGACAGGGGTTTCCCGTCGGGGGTGCGCGTGCGGACCTCGGCACCGTCGCCGGCGTCGTGGATCTCCTCGACCACCGCCTCCAGGCGTGCCACGTTCGGCTCGTCGGCGAGGCGGTCGCCGACGAGGGACTCGAAGGCACCGGAACGCAGCATCTTGTAGCGCAGTGGGGCGGGTGAGGCGGTGACGGCGGTGCCGTCCGGGGCGCGGACGCGCAGGGTGTCCCAGACGGCGGTCAGGGCGGTGTCGAACTCGCCGTGCGGCTCCTCCCAGAAGCACCAGGTGCGCTCCGCGGGCCTCAGCGGTCCTGCGGGGGCGTCGATCAGGACCACCGACGGCATCGGGCCGCGGGGGCGGTCGACGGCAAGGCGGTGGGCGAGCGACAGGCCCGCCGCACCGGCCCCCACGATGGCGATGTCCGCGTCCTGCATGAAGCCCCTCGCCGGTCGTCCGCCCATGCCCATGCCCAGCATTCCGTACGGGATCGCCCCTTGGATGCAGCGACCGCGCGCGAATCGCCGGTGACGGACGCCGCGGTGACTCCCCTACCCGGGGTGGGGCGTGCTCAGCAGGGTGACGGCGTCCCGCAGGTTGCCGACGCGGGCGGGCCCGGTGCGCGTGGTCCGGCCCCAGCCCGGTCCCGCGGGCAGGACGAGGGCGCGCCGGCGGGCCCCCGCGGGCCCCCACTCCATGGCCGCCACGCGGCGGGCGACGGCCTCGCCCGCGGTGGAGCGGGCCTGTGACCACAGCACGACGGCCGATGGCCCGGTGCGCCGTACGGCGGCGACGAGTGCCTCCGGTGGCACGGCGGCGCCCAGCATGCGGGTGGGGACGCCCTTCTCGCCGAGGGCGGCGTTGAGTGCTTCCAGGGGCAGGGTGTGCTGCTCGTCCGGCATGCAGGCGAGCAGGACCGGCGAGGTGTCGAGGAGCGGTGCGGTGCGCGGGCGGAGCAGGGGGGCGCTGCGCAGGGTGGTCGAGATGTGCCAGGACAGGAGGTGCTCGACCTCCACGTAACGGTCGTCGGACAGCTCCCACTTGCGTCCCACCGCCCGCAGCGTGGGCACCATGACCTCTTCCCATACGGGTACGAGGCCGTGCTCGCCGACCAGCGAGTCGAGCCTGCTCTGCATCTCCTGCGCGTCGAGGCGGACCGCGGCGCGGGCGAGGCCCCGGCACTCCTGGCGTACGTCGCTGAGGGGCAGGACGGTGCTGGCGTCGCGGCGGCGCGGGCGGGTGGGCGGCACCCCGGACTCCCCGGGTGCCTTCTCCGAGGGCGCCCGGGAGCCCTCCGACGCAAGGCGTGCCGCCTCACCGGGCGGGATGCCACCGGCCGTGAGCCTGCACATGTGTTCCAGCACCGCGATGTCCTCGGGCGTCCACCGCCGGTGGCGCCCCTGCGTGCGGGCCGCGGGACCCAGGCCGTAGCGGCGGTCCCAGCTGCGCAGCGTGGTCGGTGAGACGCCCAGGCGCCGGGCGACGGCGCCCGAGGTCAGCGCGGCCGCTGAATCGTTCATGCCCCCAACGTACGACGCAGGAATACGACGCGGAATCGATGCACGTTGCTCGTCCGTCCGCCCGCGCGAAGGATCGGCGCCAGGCCGCCCGCCCGCCACGGACCACCCCGGGACGGAAGAAGCGGCCGCTCGGCAGAAGGAGCAGCCGCACATGATCGCCAGCCGACCGGTCCCGGTCACCGAGAGCGTTCCCGCCCCCCTGCCGGGCCGCGCGGCGGGCCGGGACGAGGAGGACCTGGCCACCGGCTTCGTGGCGGGGGACGAGGCGTGCCTGGCCGTCGTCCATGAGCGGTGGTCGGCGCTGGTGCACTGCGTCGCCCGGCGTTCGCTCGGGGACGCGCGGGAGGCAGAGGACGTGACGCAGCAGGTGTTCATCGCCGCCTGGCGCGGGCGGGCCGGCTACTCCCCCGGCCGCGGCACCCTCGCGGGCTGGCTCATCGGCATCACCCGGCGCAAGGTCGCCGACGCCCTGTCCGCGCGCAGCCGCCGGGCCGCCCTGGTCGACGCGGTGGGCGCGGCACTCGCGGTGCGCACCCCGGAGTCGCCCTCCCTGGACGGCGTGCTGGACCAGGTCCTCGTGGAGCACGAACTGGCCCGTCTGCCACCGCCGCAGCGCAAGGTCCTGCGCCTGGCGTTCTACGACGACCTCACGCAGCCCCAGATCGCCGTGGTCACCGGCTGGCCCCTGGGCACGGTCAAGAGCCACGCCCGTCGCGGCCTGCTGCGCCTGCGCCACGCCTTCGAGCACGACGCGGACACCGGCGCCGCACACCAGCCGTGACGCCGGTCCTCCGGTACGGGCTCAGGCGCCCAGCAACGGCGCACGCCCCGCCCGCTGGAGCGGGTGGGCCAGGTCGATCAGCGCCCGTTCCAGGCTGTGCAGGTGGGCGAGGGCCGGTTCCACGACGGCGTGCGGCAGGTCCGCGGCCGCGTTGACCTGTGCCGGTGCGCCCCGCGGCGCCGTCAGGGACTCGACCGCGGCCTCGACGCGGCGGCACGCGGCGGCCAGGCGGGCGTCGTGGGATGCCTCCGGGTCGGCGGCGACGGCGGCGAGCCCCCGTATCTCGCGCGCGCAGTTGTCGAGCAGGGCGACCACCTGAAGAGCGCGTCCCTTGCGGGTCCGCAGCGGGCTGCACGGATGCACGAGCGGCGCGAGGGACATGCGCACCCGCCCGAGGATCGCCTCCAGTTCGGCGATGCGGCGGGCGGGGTCGGCGGACTCCACGCCCCCGAGCCGGGCGGCCGCTTCCTTCGTGCAGTCGTGCACACAGTGCAGCGCCTTCTCGATCCACGCCTCGGTCGTCGCGTGCGTCGTGATCGGCAGGACGAGCAGCACGGCGAGGACCGCGCCGAGCGCGCCGATGCCGGTCTCGGCGAGGCGCAGCCCGAGCAGGCCCGCGTCGAGCACGCCGAGCAGGCCGTACAGCGAACCGGCGAGCACCGTCACCGAGAGCATCATCCACGTGTACGACACGGCGGCCGTGTAGAAGATGCCGAAGACGCCGACCGCCACGAGCAGGGCGCTGGGCACGGGCGCACCCTCCAGGGGGACGACGAGGACGAGGCCCGCGGCCATCCCGATCAGCGTGCCGAGCACGCGCCGGAAGCTCCGTACGACCGTCTCGCCGCGCGAGGTGGTGTTGACGAAGACCCACCAGGTGGCGCCGACCGCCCAGTACCAGCGTTCACCGGAGAGCAGCTGGCCCGCGGCGAGCGCGAAGGCTCCGCCCGCGGCCGCCTGGACGGCCTGCCGGGTGGTGGCCCTGGCCAGTCCCCTGGCGGCGGGCGGCGCGGGCGGTACGGCGCCGGGCAGCAGCCCGCGCTCGTAGCACCACGCCCCGAAGCGCACGGTCGAGGAGGCGGCGAGCGAGAGGAGCACCGCGACGTAGAGCTGGGGAAGCTGGTGCGGCTCCGTGTGGAGGAACTGGCTGATGAAGAAGGTCATGAAGGCGAACACGCCGAGCGAGTGCCCGCGCGGCCCCCACCGCCGTGCGTACACGCCGAGGCCCATGACGGCGAGGAAGGCGCAGTCCCGCGCGAGCGGGATGTCGTGGAGCGACGCGGCGAGCGCGAGGACGGGGAACCCGACGACGGGCAGCAGGGCCGTGGTGATCGCCTGTCCCCGCACCGTCGTGTCCGTGACGGTGAACAGGGCCAGGAGCGCGGCGAGTCCTCCGGTGATCGCCGCGACGAGCGAATGTCCGGCCAGGCCGCACACGACGACCGCCAAGGAGATGCCGAGTACGGCCCGTGCAGCGAAGCGGAGCCGCATCCGTCCCGGATCCGGCGCCACGAACACCCTCTTCAGCAAAGCTTCCCCGCCCTTCCGTGCACTTCTCGATCTGCTCGCATGAAAAAGGCGCCACGGAGATCCGCAGCGCCATCGACAGGACCATCAGACCATCCGATCACCATCTGGCTCAACTCAACCTCGTGCGGGTGGGCCATTGGCTCACTCATGCGCGCGGATTCGGGCCACACCCGGCGCCAACGGCTCAAAGCGGTCCGGCGTCGGCGCGGGCGGCGGCTGTTGCAGGACGGTGACACTGCGGGCACAACGCTTGGGGGTGGCCGACCGTCTCAACAGTCGTGAACAGCCCGAATGGGAGATAGCGCGCTTCTCCTCCCATGTCCTTACACGGAAGGCACCCTCATGATCGTCTCCAAGCGGAACTCCCTGCGCATGGCTGCCGTCGGCATCATCGGCGCCGTCGCGCTCGGCACGGCGGGCACCGCCGCCATGGCCGCGGCCCCGGCCGCGCACCCCGTGTCCGTCACGCAGAAGGCCGGCGCGACGAAGGCCACCACCGCCAAGGCCATCACCGCGAAGCCCTCGGTGAAGTCCGTCAAGGCGTGGCAGCTGTTCCGTGTCACCGGCACCACGACCGGCCTGAAGCCGGGCAGCAAGGTGACCCTTCAGCAGAAGCAGCGCGGCCAGTGGGTCTCGCTGCCCGCTTCCGCGCCCCTCACCCGCAGCGGCAGCTACTCCCTGGGCGTCAAGCTGGGCATGAAGGGCAAGAACGAGTTGCGCGTCGTCCAGGGTTCGACGGCCTCCGGCGTGTTCACCGTGACCGTGCGCTGACCGACGTCGTGCGGGCGGGACGGGACAGCAGGAGCAAGCTGTGCGGCTCCAGGGTGACTTCGGTGTTCGCCTTGTGTTCCGTCTCGTCCGCCACCCCCGTGGGGTCCGAGGTGTCGATCCGCGTCGTCCAGCGCTCGCCGTACGCGGCGTCCGGCAGGTCGAAGACGACCGGTTCCCGGTAGCTGTTGAGCAGGATCAGGAAAGAGTCGTCGACCACGGGTCTGCCGTGGGCGTCGGGCTCCGCGATGGCGTCGCCGTTGAGGAAGACGGCGACGGCGTGCGCGTCGCCGCGCTGCCAGTCCTGGTCCGTCATCTCCAGGGCGTCGGGCCGTAGCCACACCAGGTCCGGGAGCGGCTGGCCCTGGTGCGTGGCCGTGTCGCCGCGGAAGAAGCGGCGCCGGCGCAGCACGGGGTGGGCGAGCCGGAGCGTGATGGCGCGGCGGGTGAAGGTGATGAGGTCGCGCTGCTCGTCGGTGAGGTCCCAGTCGATCCAGGAGAGCTCGCTGTCCTGGCAGTAGGCGTTGTTGTTGCCCTGCTGGGTGCGGCCGAGTTCGTCGCCGTGGGCGAGCATCGGGATGCCCTGCGAGAGCATGAGGGTGGCGAGGAAGTTGCGCTGCCTGCGCGCACGGAGTTCGAGGACTGCCTCGTCCTCGGTGGGTCCTTCGACGCCGCTGTTCCAGGAGCGGTTGGCGCTCTCGCCGTCCTGGTTGTTCTCGCCGTTGGCCTCGTTGTGCTTGTCGTCGTACGAGACCAGGTCGCGCAGGGTGAATCCGTCGTGCGCAGTGACGAAGTTGACGCTGGCGCGCGGGCGGCGACGGTCGTGCTGGTAGAGGTCGGACGACCCGGTCAGCCTGGAGGCGAACTCGGCGAGGGTGTGGTCGGCGCCGCGCCAGAAGTCCCGTACCGAGTCGCGGTACTTGCCGTTCCACTCCGACCACAGGGGCGGGAAGTTGCCGACCTGGTAACCCCCGTCGCCGACGTCCCAGGGCTCGGCGATCAGTTTGACGCGGCTGACGACGGGGTCCTGCTGGACCAGGTCGAAGAAGGCCGAGAGCCGGTCGACGTCGTGGAACTGCCGCGCGAGCGTGGCGGCCAGGTCGAAGCGGAACCCGTCGACGTGCATCTCGGTGACCCAGTACCGCAGCGAGTCCATGACCATCTGCAGGACGTTGGGGTGGCGCATCAGCAGGCTGTTGCCGGTGCCCGTGGTGTCGAAGTAGTGCGCCGGGTCGTCCTCGGCCAGGCGGTAGTACGACGCGTTGTCGATGCCGCGGAAGGCGAGGGTGGGGCCGTTCTCGTTGCCCTCGGCGGTGTGGTTGTAGACGACGTCGAGGATCACTTCGAGTCCGGCCTGGTGCAGCGCCTTGACCATGGACTTGAACTCGGTGACCTGTTCGC
The sequence above is a segment of the Streptomyces sp. Je 1-369 genome. Coding sequences within it:
- a CDS encoding FAD-dependent oxidoreductase translates to MNPNVSEQPYAAPRRGRDRRARVWHGPTGLARVPRGETRTTAVVGGGLAGLAAATALAERGVHVTLYEREYQLGGRLAGWPIELADGSTATMTRGFHAFFRQYYNLRGLLRRVDPGLTTLTGLPDYPLRHSAGFQDSFAKVPRTPPWSALGFAALSPTFGGRDLARMNPRAALPLMDVRVPETYRQLDGTSARELLERIRFPEAAHHLAFEVFSRSFFADPRLLSAAELALMFHIYFLGSSEGLLFDVPQEPFPTAFWEPLSDYLMGHGVDIRTGHAVESVRPVPGGGFRVSTEDGGAQYDTVVLALDTTGLQHVVARSPRLADRRWRERIMRLRTAPPFLVSRLWLDRPVAADRPGFMGTSGYGPLDNVSVLERWEGEALRWVARTGGSVVELHAYAVDPGADRTAEQERLRVQLQRVYPETRDAKIVDERHEWRADCPLFAVGGYEDRPTVHTADPALTVAGDLVRTDLPAALMERAVTTGFLAANALLERWGLHGQTLWSVPDRGRVGALRALNRLLGT
- a CDS encoding methyltransferase domain-containing protein, coding for MTVLRDDTLSAAFDHAARTYDRLVAANPGYHAHLRRSARRLRLPDGGAGLRLLDLGCGTGASTAALLSAAPLAEIVAVDASAGMLERARAKPWPPSVTFVHAPAERLGQAGVEGPFDAVFAAYLFRNLADPDAVLAAVRALLAPHGRLAVHEYTLSGRLTDRLVWTAVCKAVVQPAGTLSGDAALYRHLFRSVSGFDTADAFAARTRRAGFDRVRVLPMPGWQTGIVHTVLAAADGSGGAAR
- a CDS encoding MerR family transcriptional regulator, which codes for MNDSAAALTSGAVARRLGVSPTTLRSWDRRYGLGPAARTQGRHRRWTPEDIAVLEHMCRLTAGGIPPGEAARLASEGSRAPSEKAPGESGVPPTRPRRRDASTVLPLSDVRQECRGLARAAVRLDAQEMQSRLDSLVGEHGLVPVWEEVMVPTLRAVGRKWELSDDRYVEVEHLLSWHISTTLRSAPLLRPRTAPLLDTSPVLLACMPDEQHTLPLEALNAALGEKGVPTRMLGAAVPPEALVAAVRRTGPSAVVLWSQARSTAGEAVARRVAAMEWGPAGARRRALVLPAGPGWGRTTRTGPARVGNLRDAVTLLSTPHPG
- the glgX gene encoding glycogen debranching protein GlgX, with translation MRTWTGTPFPLGATYDGEGTNFALFSEVAERVDLVLIDDDGAHRSVTLTEVDGFVWHCYLPGVGPGRRYGYRVHGPWNPAEGHRCNPAKLLLDPYARAIEGQMDNDAALFERAPDGPGRADSAGHTPLSVVTDAAFSWEGDRPPRRPYAETVVYEAHVRGLTRTHPGVPEALRGTYAGLATEPVIEHLTSLGVTAIELMPVHQYVQDGFLRDRGLSNYWGYTSIGFFAPHNAYAAHGSRGEQVTEFKSMVKALHQAGLEVILDVVYNHTAEGNENGPTLAFRGIDNASYYRLAEDDPAHYFDTTGTGNSLLMRHPNVLQMVMDSLRYWVTEMHVDGFRFDLAATLARQFHDVDRLSAFFDLVQQDPVVSRVKLIAEPWDVGDGGYQVGNFPPLWSEWNGKYRDSVRDFWRGADHTLAEFASRLTGSSDLYQHDRRRPRASVNFVTAHDGFTLRDLVSYDDKHNEANGENNQDGESANRSWNSGVEGPTEDEAVLELRARRQRNFLATLMLSQGIPMLAHGDELGRTQQGNNNAYCQDSELSWIDWDLTDEQRDLITFTRRAITLRLAHPVLRRRRFFRGDTATHQGQPLPDLVWLRPDALEMTDQDWQRGDAHAVAVFLNGDAIAEPDAHGRPVVDDSFLILLNSYREPVVFDLPDAAYGERWTTRIDTSDPTGVADETEHKANTEVTLEPHSLLLLSRPARTTSVSARSR
- a CDS encoding FUSC family protein — translated: MLKRVFVAPDPGRMRLRFAARAVLGISLAVVVCGLAGHSLVAAITGGLAALLALFTVTDTTVRGQAITTALLPVVGFPVLALAASLHDIPLARDCAFLAVMGLGVYARRWGPRGHSLGVFAFMTFFISQFLHTEPHQLPQLYVAVLLSLAASSTVRFGAWCYERGLLPGAVPPAPPAARGLARATTRQAVQAAAGGAFALAAGQLLSGERWYWAVGATWWVFVNTTSRGETVVRSFRRVLGTLIGMAAGLVLVVPLEGAPVPSALLVAVGVFGIFYTAAVSYTWMMLSVTVLAGSLYGLLGVLDAGLLGLRLAETGIGALGAVLAVLLVLPITTHATTEAWIEKALHCVHDCTKEAAARLGGVESADPARRIAELEAILGRVRMSLAPLVHPCSPLRTRKGRALQVVALLDNCAREIRGLAAVAADPEASHDARLAAACRRVEAAVESLTAPRGAPAQVNAAADLPHAVVEPALAHLHSLERALIDLAHPLQRAGRAPLLGA
- a CDS encoding lycopene cyclase family protein, with amino-acid sequence MQDADIAIVGAGAAGLSLAHRLAVDRPRGPMPSVVLIDAPAGPLRPAERTWCFWEEPHGEFDTALTAVWDTLRVRAPDGTAVTASPAPLRYKMLRSGAFESLVGDRLADEPNVARLEAVVEEIHDAGDGAEVRTRTPDGKPLSLRARWVFDSRPSKVLPPGRTTLLQHFHGWFVTTDRPAFDPQVADLMDFRTPQPPHGLSFAYVLPTSPHQALVEYTEFSRQVLDDQAYDRALTRYLTDELALGAHDVVRVEHGVIPMTDARFPRRAGRSVFRIGTAGGATRPSTGYTFAAIQRQTRAIATAYHRGRTPLPPPAHSARSRAMDAVLLRALDTGRVNGASFFTRLFREVPTERLLRFLDGRTSMREDWTIGLRTPVAPMLRTAAELPRLPKYRAPAPAPRPGRPAERKEN
- a CDS encoding sigma-70 family RNA polymerase sigma factor, with amino-acid sequence MIASRPVPVTESVPAPLPGRAAGRDEEDLATGFVAGDEACLAVVHERWSALVHCVARRSLGDAREAEDVTQQVFIAAWRGRAGYSPGRGTLAGWLIGITRRKVADALSARSRRAALVDAVGAALAVRTPESPSLDGVLDQVLVEHELARLPPPQRKVLRLAFYDDLTQPQIAVVTGWPLGTVKSHARRGLLRLRHAFEHDADTGAAHQP
- a CDS encoding DUF5914 domain-containing protein is translated as MSRYPLRLRRRPVAWEDQRPTWREARPAVIAAALKRAQGRPSGNWYVVGATRQLRDDRPLGRTVAGREVVLWRDAAGTLRAGPGACPHLGAPLKDSPVRCGTLICHWHGMSLDGAPFAGWSPYPAFDDGVLVWVRLDDVGGEEPLDRPVLPWRPGPAESVAAVLTVAGRCEPEDVVANRLDPWHGAWFHPYSFVDLTVAPVADDDGDDPRQDAFTVDVSFKVAGRAVVPVRAVFTAPEPRTVVMHITRGEGEGSVVETHATPLGTDRAGNPRTAVVEAVIATSGRPGFLAARAAGPALRPLMRAAAARLWRDDLAYAERRWTLRSTGRFPG
- a CDS encoding phytoene/squalene synthase family protein, encoding MSGRELDAAAITDPALRAAYGHCRRLNARHGKTYFLATRLLPLERRPAVHALYGFARWADDIVDDLEVTTAPAERSLALRRLQGQLDRGMRTGKSGEPVVTALADTARRYAIDPRHFSDFMTSMRQDLEVTEYPTYGDLERYMHGSAAVIGLQMLPVLGTVVPRAEAAPHAAALGVAFQLTNFLRDVGEDLDRGRIYLPQELLAAHGVDRALLHWSRTTGRGDPRVTEALKEAAAFTRGVYATAAPGLAMLDPVARPCIRTAFVLYGAILDAIADDGYAVLHRRAAVSRRRRAAVACDGLARVAAARLRHRPAGAPALPPAPPEAAPPHHGTYTPRSRKEPV